The DNA sequence CGACGACGCGAATCGCCCACGACACGCGCCGGATTCCCGGCGCAGATACTGAACGCGGGCACGCTCTTCGTGACCACCGAACCCGCACCGACCACACTGCCCCGGCCTATCGTGACCCCCTTGAGAAGGATAGCCCTCGCCCCTATAAAGACATCGGACTCCAGCACCACCGGCCGCGCAACACCGCCACCGCCGCGCCGCCGCGCCTCAGGGTCGATCGGATGCGCGTCATTATCCGTAATCAGGCAGCCCGAACCCAATAAGACACGGTCGCCGATCCTCACGGACTGTACCGCTGTGATCGTAC is a window from the Lentisphaerota bacterium genome containing:
- a CDS encoding acyltransferase; this encodes TITAVQSVRIGDRVLLGSGCLITDNDAHPIDPEARRRGGGGVARPVVLESDVFIGARAILLKGVTIGRGSVVGAGSVVTKSVPAFSICAGNPARVVGDSRRRAE